The nucleotide sequence TATTATTTATTTTTGCATAATCTGAAATCTCAATAAGTATGTGATGAAGTATAGGATTTTTAAATTCTCCATCAAGTCTTCCGACCCAAACACATTTCAATATATCAGAAGGCTTCTCCATTATTTTATCTATTTCTAGAAATTTCTCTTCTGGAATCACGACAGGCAAATATCTATTTATTTTTCTTTTGAAATATCTATAAAAAACTTCATTACAAGCCTCGTCCATTGAATAAATAGAATTACTTTTATCAAGGTATAGAGTTAACTTGTCAATTTTTTTATATTCTGAATTCAATATTGAATTTTTAAATAAAAATTTAAAAAACCTATTGTATTGAAATGAACCTATTTTTGGAACTGCAGGTGTTAAATTATTAATCTGCACCATCCATGCTATTATTTTAAATTCACCATAAAAATACAGGTCCAATTTTCTAATTAAATTAGCGGTTGTGATCAGAACGGAATTTTCATCTAAATATATTTTTTGAAATTCATTGACATAAATCACAGCCACGTCAGAAACATTATTTGAAAGCCAACCATCTTTTATATCAACAATACATGTTCTCATTGAATTCTTAATAAAATCACACACAGTTTTCAACAAAAACTCTGCCCCGCCCGTGATTTCACTTGGATAATATATATATATTTTCTTCATAACAAATACTATATAATCTTATTTTTTAGAAAAATTAAATAAATAACTATCCAATATATAAAATAATTCATTGCATGTGCAACTACTGCAGACTTCATACCAAAATAACTCGTAAAAATCCAGGTCCAAGCAAAAAAACCAAATCCAAAAATAATTTCTGTTGTAATAAAAATCGATACTAGTGCTTTTCCAAGCATCAAATAAGCTAAAATCCAACTACCAATTTTCAGCGTATCCCCAAGCATTTGCCAAGCAAAAAGATCACGCATGGGATAAAAATCCTTGCTGAATAATGCACTCACAATAAAATCACGCAAAATATAAATACTAGCCCCGCCAATTATCGCTAGCGG is from Comamonas fluminis and encodes:
- a CDS encoding glycosyltransferase is translated as MKKIYIYYPSEITGGAEFLLKTVCDFIKNSMRTCIVDIKDGWLSNNVSDVAVIYVNEFQKIYLDENSVLITTANLIRKLDLYFYGEFKIIAWMVQINNLTPAVPKIGSFQYNRFFKFLFKNSILNSEYKKIDKLTLYLDKSNSIYSMDEACNEVFYRYFKRKINRYLPVVIPEEKFLEIDKIMEKPSDILKCVWVGRLDGEFKNPILHHILIEISDYAKINNKNIIFNVIGNGPGLKNAENIASSLEGIEINFLGERRGEELRRFICSHDMGFAMGTSALEISACGTPVVLLDASYGVVPKAYRYQWLYESKGYCIGRSIDTSPDKTLGNTKTIEDIFSELIIDGEKIRNLCYAHVRRYHSIDTLREKILIAIQQANSNFQEMASLNLFSKPYWYFIKRFIK